The Marinitoga litoralis genome includes a region encoding these proteins:
- the coaE gene encoding dephospho-CoA kinase (Dephospho-CoA kinase (CoaE) performs the final step in coenzyme A biosynthesis.), whose protein sequence is MKIIGITGYTGSGKSTIAKILKNLGYYVIDLDEVGHHLLKDRNIINELVKSFGEDILKNNQIDRNALAKIVFNSKEKLELLNSILHPRIKDYVINEINKLDEEIIFIDGALIEKIGLNEICDYIILIDSPEDLRLKRLVEYRGLSYEKAKNIINSQKDLKFIYDFKINNNKSLDRIKDDLVNLINNI, encoded by the coding sequence ATGAAAATTATCGGTATAACAGGTTATACTGGTAGTGGTAAAAGTACAATAGCCAAGATTTTAAAAAATCTTGGCTATTATGTTATAGATTTAGATGAGGTTGGACATCATTTATTAAAAGATAGAAATATAATTAATGAATTAGTTAAATCTTTTGGTGAAGATATACTAAAAAACAATCAAATTGATAGAAATGCTTTAGCAAAAATAGTATTTAATTCAAAGGAAAAATTAGAGTTATTAAATTCCATATTGCATCCTAGAATAAAAGATTATGTAATTAATGAAATAAATAAATTAGATGAAGAAATTATTTTTATTGATGGAGCGTTAATAGAAAAAATAGGACTAAATGAAATTTGTGATTATATTATACTTATTGATTCTCCTGAAGATTTACGTCTAAAACGTCTTGTGGAATATAGAGGACTATCGTATGAAAAAGCAAAAAATATAATTAATTCTCAAAAAGATTTAAAATTCATATATGATTTTAAAATCAACAACAATAAGAGTTTAGACAGAATTAAAGATGATTTAGTAAATTTAATTAATAATATTTAA
- a CDS encoding glucose-6-phosphate isomerase: MKGIKFDFTNMFYPNIEKGIKYDEINQYKDKIANIINEIFKEKPGFIKLLEDTKYIDKILDLQEWIQSFDSFVVLGIGGSALGNIALQTTLNPLNYNYANNRKTPKIFIVDNVDPDFVASVLDQIDPHTTLFNVISKSGTTAEAMSNYLIARGIVDSYGLDPKKHIIFTTDPEKGILREIAKNEGIETLDIPPEVGGRFSVLTPVGLLSALAGGIDIIDLLNGAKAMLEKVSNNNIFENPSALNALLHFLYYNKGYNISVMMPYSNKLFLLADWYRQLWAESLGKKYNIHGEEVNVGQTPVKALGATDQHSQVQLYNEGPDDKIVTFLKLEKFERDIKIPKLHENYSALAYLGGKTLSELLNTELFGTEYALTEHGKPNMKVIFPEINAFNVGQFFFAYEFQTAVMGKLLEIDAYDQPGVELGKKVTYALMGREGYEEFANEVKNKNETKEKFII; encoded by the coding sequence ATGAAAGGTATTAAATTTGATTTTACAAATATGTTCTACCCTAATATCGAAAAAGGGATAAAATATGATGAAATTAATCAATACAAAGATAAGATTGCTAATATTATAAATGAAATTTTCAAAGAAAAACCTGGTTTTATCAAACTTCTTGAAGATACAAAGTATATTGATAAAATTCTTGATTTACAAGAATGGATACAATCATTTGATAGTTTTGTAGTACTAGGTATTGGAGGTTCAGCTTTAGGTAACATTGCTTTACAAACAACCTTAAATCCTTTAAATTATAATTATGCAAATAATAGAAAAACTCCTAAAATTTTTATAGTAGACAATGTTGACCCTGATTTTGTAGCTTCTGTTTTAGATCAAATTGATCCTCATACTACATTATTTAATGTTATTTCAAAATCAGGAACTACAGCCGAAGCAATGTCAAATTATTTAATTGCTAGAGGTATTGTAGATAGTTATGGTTTAGACCCTAAAAAACATATTATTTTTACTACTGATCCTGAAAAAGGTATTTTAAGAGAAATAGCTAAAAACGAAGGAATTGAAACTTTAGATATTCCACCAGAAGTTGGTGGAAGGTTTAGCGTTTTAACACCTGTGGGATTATTATCTGCTTTAGCAGGTGGTATAGATATTATTGACTTATTAAACGGAGCTAAAGCTATGCTAGAAAAGGTTTCAAATAATAATATATTTGAAAATCCATCTGCTTTAAACGCATTATTACATTTTTTATATTATAATAAAGGGTATAATATATCTGTAATGATGCCATATTCTAATAAATTGTTCTTATTAGCAGATTGGTATAGACAATTATGGGCTGAAAGTTTAGGTAAAAAATATAATATACATGGTGAAGAAGTAAATGTTGGTCAAACACCTGTTAAAGCTTTAGGAGCTACTGATCAACATTCACAAGTTCAATTATATAACGAAGGTCCAGATGATAAAATAGTTACATTTTTAAAACTAGAAAAATTTGAAAGAGATATCAAAATACCTAAATTACATGAAAATTATTCTGCATTAGCATATTTAGGTGGTAAAACCTTATCTGAATTATTAAACACAGAATTATTTGGTACTGAATATGCTTTAACTGAACATGGAAAACCAAATATGAAAGTAATTTTTCCAGAAATCAATGCCTTTAATGTAGGTCAATTCTTTTTTGCCTATGAATTCCAAACAGCAGTTATGGGAAAATTACTAGAAATAGATGCATATGATCAACCTGGAGTAGAATTAGGTAAAAAGGTAACTTATGCTCTAATGGGAAGAGAAGGTTATGAAGAATTTGCAAATGAAGTAAAAAACAAAAACGAAACAAAGGAAAAATTTATAATATGA
- a CDS encoding adenine phosphoribosyltransferase, which translates to MNFEDYIRDIPDFPKPGIIFKDITPLLANPNAFRELIDTMAERVKDIEFDAILVPEARGFLFGSALAYKLGKKLVPVRKPGKLPFDVIEVSYSLEYGEAKIQMHKDALNKGEKVLIVDDVLATGGTIKAIETLVKKLDAEVSGILCLIELSFLNPRDNFDNVKIESILTY; encoded by the coding sequence ATGAATTTTGAAGATTATATTAGAGATATACCTGATTTTCCTAAACCCGGTATTATATTTAAAGATATTACCCCTTTATTAGCTAATCCTAATGCATTTAGGGAATTAATAGATACTATGGCAGAACGTGTAAAAGATATAGAATTTGATGCAATTTTAGTACCTGAAGCAAGAGGATTTTTATTTGGGTCTGCTTTAGCTTATAAATTAGGGAAAAAACTTGTTCCTGTAAGAAAACCTGGTAAATTACCTTTTGATGTAATAGAAGTATCTTATTCATTAGAATATGGAGAAGCAAAAATACAAATGCATAAAGACGCATTAAATAAAGGTGAAAAAGTTTTAATAGTAGATGATGTTTTAGCAACTGGTGGAACAATAAAAGCTATTGAAACTTTGGTAAAAAAATTAGATGCAGAAGTTTCAGGAATATTGTGTTTAATTGAATTAAGTTTTTTAAATCCTAGAGATAATTTTGATAACGTTAAAATTGAAAGCATATTAACATATTAA
- a CDS encoding PQQ-like beta-propeller repeat protein, which yields MNKMLILLFAFIFSISTFSVKIVNINNEIIDCEFISMSRTQNEVQIFYKINNKVSRISINDIKLIEFSPEEKDNMYFSLKNGYSFKAEFERIDGDYIILKNKETLFRINKNDLNIITLKNRVISEVINTEFGKFHINPLEIVSDIYWKVKTKYGILLISSQKILSSFMPDITSENKNLVYLNNGDYFFYNSVLIEDSKFKFEVLNYIIETGKEDILFLKDKSYLPNKNRFTKKFKLNINNNEYFVDDFEIYGNKIIFDDVEITNPDINFISKSIVNIYILNDIFFGGVTSKDNNLYVSGYSKKLYSIDMTRGINKVYNISSYSHDFPVLYDNKIFLSGYRKSLIEVNLTNDKIYEKEMKDTFSSISIINENYKVIHLYSKYLHFLDKNNNIVKSFEIKTSKVSPLIDYDGNIITLDISGNLYKFDNNLNLLFKLSLNDKTESFSIDKNNNIYISGPDKKFTVLNKNGDILYQYELPDIPYSYPLIDEKNNEVYISLFDGYLYSLKNGEINKLLKVGLVPGAGVLTENYIILNNLKYEIILIDKKSKNIVEKCHLGYSNKLSIENGFLYAASSKGVISIIDINDKETYQYKFNSQHTGNPNIEK from the coding sequence ATGAATAAAATGTTAATTTTGTTATTTGCTTTTATTTTTTCAATTTCAACATTTAGTGTAAAAATAGTTAACATTAATAATGAAATTATTGATTGTGAATTTATTTCTATGTCGCGTACCCAAAATGAAGTTCAGATTTTTTATAAAATTAATAATAAAGTATCAAGAATTTCTATTAATGATATTAAATTAATTGAATTTTCGCCAGAAGAAAAAGATAATATGTATTTTTCTTTGAAAAATGGTTATTCATTTAAAGCAGAATTTGAAAGGATTGATGGAGATTATATTATTTTAAAAAATAAAGAAACATTATTTAGGATTAATAAAAATGATTTAAATATAATTACGTTAAAGAACAGAGTAATATCTGAAGTTATCAATACTGAATTTGGCAAATTTCATATAAATCCGCTTGAAATTGTATCAGATATTTATTGGAAAGTAAAAACAAAATATGGAATTTTATTAATTTCTTCTCAAAAAATATTATCAAGTTTTATGCCAGATATAACAAGTGAAAATAAAAATTTAGTATATTTAAATAATGGAGATTATTTCTTTTATAATAGTGTATTAATAGAAGATTCAAAATTTAAATTTGAAGTTTTAAATTATATTATAGAAACAGGAAAAGAAGATATATTATTTTTAAAGGATAAAAGTTATTTACCGAATAAAAATAGATTTACAAAAAAATTCAAATTAAACATAAATAATAATGAATATTTTGTAGATGATTTTGAAATTTACGGTAATAAAATAATATTTGATGATGTTGAAATCACTAATCCAGATATAAATTTTATATCAAAATCTATTGTTAATATTTATATATTAAATGATATTTTTTTCGGTGGAGTTACATCAAAAGACAATAATTTATATGTATCTGGTTATTCAAAAAAACTATATAGTATAGATATGACAAGAGGTATAAATAAAGTATATAATATAAGCTCATATTCTCATGATTTTCCAGTGTTATATGATAATAAAATATTTTTGTCTGGATATAGGAAAAGTTTAATTGAAGTAAATTTAACAAATGATAAAATTTATGAAAAAGAAATGAAAGACACTTTTTCAAGTATTTCTATTATAAATGAAAATTATAAGGTTATTCATTTATATTCAAAATATTTACACTTTTTAGATAAAAATAATAATATAGTAAAATCTTTTGAAATTAAAACATCTAAGGTTAGTCCATTAATTGATTACGATGGGAATATAATAACTTTAGATATATCAGGTAATTTATATAAATTTGATAATAACTTAAATTTATTATTTAAACTTAGCTTAAATGATAAAACAGAAAGTTTTTCAATTGATAAAAATAATAATATATATATTTCAGGACCAGATAAAAAATTCACTGTTTTAAATAAGAACGGAGATATTTTATATCAATATGAATTACCTGATATTCCATATTCCTACCCTTTAATTGATGAAAAAAATAATGAAGTATATATTTCTTTGTTTGATGGTTATTTATATAGTTTGAAAAATGGTGAAATTAATAAATTATTAAAAGTTGGATTAGTTCCTGGAGCTGGAGTTTTGACAGAAAATTATATTATATTAAATAATTTAAAATATGAAATTATTCTAATTGATAAGAAATCTAAAAATATAGTTGAAAAGTGTCATCTTGGTTATTCAAATAAATTATCAATTGAAAATGGTTTTTTATATGCAGCATCATCAAAAGGAGTTATTTCAATAATTGATATTAATGACAAAGAAACTTATCAATATAAATTTAATTCTCAACATACTGGAAATCCTAATATAGAAAAATAA
- a CDS encoding ABC transporter ATP-binding protein, with the protein MRTAHTDILKEENQRSISNFIIFSILWKYIKKYYIILILSFIFLFSSTVVDLAIPSVMRYAIDNVINSAYKFNYTNNEFISSPNGEYTLKNIDGIYYMIKNNEKVPVTNDFVNNIKNNALNDISKYSIIIISLFLMQFLFNYGQVIFSNLLGQKVIYDIRDELYSHILEIPLDFFTKNPTGKITTRTVNDTQNLSQFFTDVLTSLTKDIAIIIGVIFVMFKINVQLSYYVVSMFPIIILSSWIFGKIDKKIYSKTRTRISATNSFLAENIAGANVTKAFNQEDRKRKEFYDLSHKLYKSRMQQIILNGLFRPFMNVLYYITLSILFWFGAKLFNQNIVSFGILIAFTSYIDMFFRPLFDIAEKYDILQNAFASAEKIFRLKKLEKEDFGKGIHHEIKDGSIEFKNVSFAYEEGNNILKNVSFKIKGKDNIAIVGETGSGKTTIIKLINGLYRINQGEILIDNKNIYEYDLHLLRRQIAVVPQDVFLFTGTILDNIRIFDQSISEEEVIKAAKQVHAHEMIEKFPDKYNTKILERGSTLSAGERQLIALARAVIFKSKIIILDEATANIDVETEYLIQKAMENLIGKVTIISIAHRLSTIKKANRILVVHKGRVVEEGTHNDLMQKRGIYYDLYKLQYENN; encoded by the coding sequence ATGAGAACTGCACATACCGACATATTAAAAGAAGAAAATCAAAGAAGTATTTCTAATTTTATTATATTTTCTATTTTATGGAAGTATATTAAGAAATATTATATTATATTAATTCTTTCATTTATTTTTCTGTTTTCATCAACAGTTGTAGATTTAGCAATTCCTTCTGTTATGAGGTATGCAATTGATAATGTTATAAATTCTGCATATAAATTCAATTATACAAATAATGAATTTATATCTTCTCCTAATGGTGAATATACATTAAAAAATATTGATGGAATATATTATATGATCAAAAATAATGAAAAAGTACCCGTTACAAATGATTTTGTAAATAATATAAAAAATAATGCTTTAAATGATATCTCAAAATATTCTATAATAATTATTTCATTATTTTTAATGCAATTTTTATTTAATTATGGACAAGTAATTTTTTCTAATTTATTAGGACAAAAAGTAATATATGATATAAGAGATGAATTATATTCTCATATATTAGAAATACCTTTGGACTTTTTTACAAAAAATCCAACAGGAAAAATAACAACTAGAACTGTTAATGATACACAAAATTTATCTCAATTTTTTACTGATGTTTTAACAAGTTTAACCAAAGACATTGCTATAATAATAGGTGTTATTTTTGTTATGTTTAAAATTAATGTTCAATTATCATACTATGTTGTATCGATGTTTCCAATAATTATTTTATCTTCTTGGATTTTTGGAAAAATCGACAAAAAGATATATTCAAAAACAAGAACAAGAATTTCTGCAACTAATTCATTTTTAGCTGAAAATATTGCTGGAGCAAATGTAACCAAAGCATTTAACCAGGAAGATAGAAAAAGGAAAGAATTTTACGATCTAAGTCATAAACTATACAAATCTAGAATGCAACAAATTATATTAAATGGTTTATTTAGACCTTTTATGAATGTATTATATTATATAACATTATCTATACTATTTTGGTTTGGAGCTAAACTTTTTAATCAAAATATTGTTTCATTTGGTATATTAATAGCTTTTACATCATATATTGATATGTTCTTTAGACCTTTGTTTGATATTGCAGAAAAATATGATATTTTACAAAATGCATTTGCTTCTGCTGAAAAAATATTTAGATTAAAAAAATTAGAAAAAGAAGATTTTGGAAAAGGTATTCATCATGAAATAAAAGATGGAAGCATAGAATTTAAAAATGTTTCATTTGCATACGAAGAAGGTAATAATATATTAAAAAACGTATCTTTTAAAATAAAAGGAAAAGATAATATTGCGATAGTTGGTGAAACTGGATCAGGAAAAACTACAATTATAAAATTAATTAATGGATTGTATAGGATTAATCAAGGTGAAATATTAATAGATAATAAAAATATATATGAATATGATTTGCATTTGTTAAGACGGCAAATTGCAGTTGTCCCTCAAGATGTATTTTTATTTACAGGCACTATTTTAGATAACATTAGAATATTTGATCAATCTATATCAGAGGAAGAAGTTATAAAGGCTGCTAAACAAGTACATGCTCATGAAATGATTGAAAAATTCCCAGATAAATATAACACAAAGATATTAGAAAGGGGTAGTACTTTATCAGCAGGAGAAAGACAATTAATAGCTTTAGCGAGAGCTGTAATATTTAAATCCAAAATCATTATCTTAGATGAAGCGACGGCAAATATTGATGTCGAAACTGAATATTTAATACAAAAAGCTATGGAAAATTTAATTGGTAAAGTTACTATCATTTCTATTGCACATAGATTGTCTACTATAAAAAAAGCAAATAGGATTTTAGTTGTTCACAAAGGAAGAGTTGTTGAGGAAGGGACTCATAATGATTTGATGCAAAAAAGAGGCATTTATTATGATTTATATAAATTACAATATGAAAATAATTAA
- a CDS encoding ABC transporter ATP-binding protein — protein sequence MLVRQTKNGGVIIIKEFVKKNWWRYLIGVLFLLIIDYLQIFIPKRIGSIIDYLKVFKDFDVIKSYIFSILFLAFSIMIGRFIWRFFIFGTSRLFEFKVANNIFSHILDQSYDFFDKWRTGDLMTRFTEDLNAVRMAIGPAIVMIVDTVFMSTITIIAMINFVNPKLTLYSLIPLPIIGLITLFFGRLIRNLFKNLQKTISDLSDHTEESYAGIHVVKVFSLENTMKKRFNERSKKYYDAQMKLIKTWGLMFPLIQFFASLSSVLAIYFGGKMVINEEITFGQLVMFYSYIGMLVWPMMAVGWVTNIIQRGKASYGRLMEILNSKSNVPEPENISNDFKFKGNIKINNLNFKYPNTEKYALKNINMEIKPGEMIAFVGKIGSGKSTLPKLLLKFYPVEKDTIYIDGYDINDIHSKIIRDNISYVPQESFLFSMAIEDNISFAHPEEVEKASFYAKIANVHEDIMDLPEKYKTLVGERGVTLSGGQKQRVSIARALAKNAPFIILDDCLSAVDTETEEAIINNLRNNVINKTMIVISHRLKAVRNADKIYVFDNGEIIEHGSHEDLLALEGAYYSMYMKQLIEEKLEEE from the coding sequence TTGTTAGTAAGACAAACAAAAAATGGGGGTGTTATTATCATAAAAGAATTTGTTAAAAAAAATTGGTGGAGATATTTAATTGGAGTTTTATTTCTTTTAATAATTGACTATTTGCAAATATTTATACCTAAAAGAATTGGTTCTATTATAGACTATTTAAAAGTTTTTAAAGACTTTGATGTTATTAAGTCTTATATTTTTTCGATTTTATTTTTAGCATTTTCTATTATGATAGGTAGATTTATTTGGCGTTTTTTTATTTTTGGCACTTCAAGATTATTTGAGTTTAAAGTTGCTAATAATATTTTCTCTCATATTCTCGATCAATCATATGATTTTTTTGATAAGTGGAGAACAGGAGACTTAATGACTAGATTTACTGAGGATTTAAATGCTGTTAGAATGGCTATTGGACCAGCTATTGTAATGATAGTAGATACTGTTTTTATGTCTACTATTACTATAATAGCTATGATTAATTTTGTAAATCCAAAATTAACATTATATTCTTTAATTCCACTACCAATTATAGGATTAATAACACTTTTTTTTGGAAGATTAATTAGAAATTTATTTAAAAATTTACAAAAAACTATATCTGATTTATCTGATCATACTGAAGAAAGTTATGCAGGAATACATGTAGTAAAGGTTTTTTCTTTAGAAAATACAATGAAAAAAAGATTTAATGAGAGATCTAAAAAGTATTATGATGCTCAAATGAAATTAATAAAAACTTGGGGATTAATGTTTCCTTTAATACAATTTTTTGCATCATTATCAAGTGTTTTAGCTATTTATTTTGGGGGTAAAATGGTTATTAACGAAGAAATAACCTTTGGACAACTAGTAATGTTCTATTCATACATTGGAATGTTAGTATGGCCTATGATGGCAGTTGGATGGGTTACAAATATTATACAAAGAGGAAAAGCATCATATGGAAGATTAATGGAGATATTAAATTCAAAATCTAATGTCCCAGAACCAGAAAATATAAGTAATGATTTTAAGTTTAAGGGAAATATCAAAATAAACAATTTAAATTTTAAATATCCAAATACAGAAAAATATGCTTTAAAAAATATAAATATGGAAATAAAACCAGGTGAGATGATCGCCTTTGTTGGAAAAATAGGGTCTGGTAAATCAACTTTACCAAAATTATTACTTAAATTCTATCCCGTAGAAAAAGATACTATATACATAGACGGATATGATATAAATGATATTCATTCAAAAATAATTAGAGATAATATTTCATATGTTCCACAAGAATCATTCTTATTTTCAATGGCTATAGAAGATAACATTAGTTTTGCACATCCAGAAGAAGTTGAAAAGGCTTCTTTCTATGCAAAAATTGCAAATGTACATGAAGATATTATGGATTTACCAGAAAAATATAAAACTTTAGTAGGTGAAAGAGGAGTAACTCTCTCTGGTGGTCAAAAACAAAGAGTTTCTATTGCTAGAGCTCTAGCAAAAAATGCTCCATTTATAATACTTGATGATTGTTTATCTGCAGTTGATACCGAAACCGAAGAAGCTATTATTAACAACTTAAGAAATAATGTAATTAACAAAACAATGATTGTTATTTCACATAGATTAAAAGCAGTAAGAAATGCTGATAAAATTTATGTATTTGACAATGGAGAAATAATTGAACACGGTTCTCATGAAGATTTACTTGCATTAGAAGGAGCTTATTATAGCATGTATATGAAACAATTAATAGAAGAAAAGTTGGAGGAGGAATAA
- a CDS encoding MBL fold metallo-hydrolase, whose amino-acid sequence MLEVIDNRILVFWFENFASNITAIELNEEVVLIDSSLYPEKLKKIIELVQIRTKKPVEKIFLTHHHPDHSFGAIFHGELEIVLSEKTLMKLFEYDKDILNKISKESEYDFSDLQRKLSKCKFNVFRKDNMSTSSKMIISGINLGGHTEDSTIYKVYPENILISGDIIVSGVHSEISEANIDNWIKILEELKTQNIKKIIPGHGKPGNKELIKKQLDYLYLFKEKGNEELVKIYKNYKYPELLLNF is encoded by the coding sequence ATGTTAGAAGTAATAGATAATAGAATTTTAGTATTTTGGTTTGAGAATTTTGCTAGTAATATAACAGCAATAGAATTAAATGAGGAAGTAGTTTTAATAGATTCATCTCTTTACCCAGAAAAACTAAAAAAAATTATTGAATTGGTTCAAATAAGGACCAAAAAACCAGTAGAAAAAATATTTTTAACTCATCATCATCCAGATCACTCTTTTGGAGCAATTTTTCATGGTGAATTGGAAATAGTTTTATCTGAAAAAACTTTAATGAAATTATTTGAATATGATAAAGATATTTTAAATAAAATATCTAAAGAATCAGAATATGATTTTTCTGATTTACAAAGAAAACTATCTAAATGTAAATTTAATGTATTTAGAAAAGATAATATGAGTACATCATCAAAAATGATAATTAGTGGAATAAATCTTGGAGGGCATACTGAAGATTCGACTATATATAAAGTTTATCCTGAAAATATATTAATTTCAGGTGATATTATAGTTTCTGGGGTTCATTCCGAAATTAGCGAAGCAAATATTGATAATTGGATAAAAATATTAGAAGAACTTAAAACTCAAAATATAAAAAAAATAATTCCAGGTCATGGTAAACCTGGAAATAAGGAGTTAATAAAAAAACAATTAGATTATTTATATCTTTTTAAAGAAAAAGGAAATGAAGAATTGGTTAAAATTTATAAAAACTATAAATATCCAGAGTTGTTATTGAATTTCTAA
- the fliY gene encoding flagellar motor switch phosphatase FliY, producing the protein MSDEFLSQEELDALLQGLNQENNDSSSAISQKSTKNVDPIILDLVGEVGNIAMGAGATTLSTLLKRKVDISSPESLTFLKSEIKNQFDGKYLIISINYKDGLSGTNFFLFPVNISSIIADLMMGGTGENVPEAFDEISISAMAEAINQMMGAAATSLSEFLNAKVDITPPQVEVLDFSDPNVSFPPSLKEAPETIIGIKFKLKIQGLKDGEMWQFVPIDIANNIKDKVLAAQNVNIENNQQNPQQPMQQPMYQQPMQQPMYQQPIQQPMYQQPIQQPMYQQPIQQPMYQQPIGYIPKEQQVNVQPKAFGNISGQIVEPVENIDLEKLQLLFDVPLNVSVELGRRKYSLRDILNFHQGSMIQLDKLAGEPVDIYVNGRLIARGEVVVIDENFGVRITEIVSLEERLRALK; encoded by the coding sequence ATGTCTGATGAATTTTTATCTCAAGAAGAGCTTGATGCTTTGCTTCAAGGATTAAACCAAGAAAATAATGATAGTTCTTCAGCTATTTCTCAAAAAAGTACAAAAAATGTTGATCCTATTATTTTGGATTTAGTTGGGGAAGTCGGAAATATTGCTATGGGTGCTGGAGCAACTACTTTATCTACTTTACTAAAAAGGAAAGTAGATATATCCAGTCCTGAATCATTAACTTTTTTAAAATCTGAAATTAAAAATCAATTTGATGGGAAATATTTAATTATATCTATAAATTATAAGGACGGGTTAAGCGGAACAAATTTCTTTTTATTCCCTGTAAATATATCTTCTATAATAGCAGACCTTATGATGGGAGGAACTGGAGAAAATGTTCCAGAAGCCTTTGATGAAATCTCAATAAGCGCTATGGCCGAAGCTATCAATCAAATGATGGGAGCTGCTGCCACATCTTTATCGGAATTTTTAAATGCTAAAGTTGATATTACACCTCCACAAGTTGAAGTTTTAGATTTTAGCGATCCAAATGTATCATTTCCTCCATCTTTAAAAGAAGCTCCTGAAACTATAATTGGTATAAAATTTAAGTTGAAAATACAAGGATTAAAAGATGGAGAAATGTGGCAATTCGTTCCTATTGATATTGCAAATAATATTAAAGATAAAGTATTAGCTGCTCAAAATGTTAACATAGAAAACAATCAACAAAATCCTCAGCAACCTATGCAGCAACCTATGTATCAACAACCTATGCAACAGCCTATGTATCAACAACCTATACAACAACCTATGTATCAACAACCTATACAACAACCTATGTATCAACAACCTATACAACAACCTATGTATCAACAACCTATAGGTTATATTCCTAAAGAACAACAAGTTAATGTTCAGCCGAAAGCATTTGGTAATATAAGTGGTCAAATAGTAGAACCAGTTGAAAATATTGATTTAGAAAAATTACAACTACTTTTTGATGTTCCTTTAAATGTTTCAGTTGAACTTGGAAGAAGAAAATATTCATTAAGAGACATATTGAATTTCCACCAAGGATCAATGATTCAATTAGATAAATTAGCTGGTGAACCAGTTGATATATATGTAAATGGAAGATTAATAGCAAGAGGAGAAGTTGTTGTTATCGATGAAAACTTTGGTGTTAGAATAACTGAAATTGTATCTTTAGAAGAGAGGTTAAGGGCATTAAAATGA